GTCTACTGATGAAGGTCACTGTACATCTTCTCCATTCGTTAACAACCAAGAAGCTATTTTGGACCCTTGAAGTAACATCCAAACACCCCTTCTAGAGTTGTCCCATTACAGTCATCCCTGTAAAGCATATCTATGTCCAAAGCTCTGGCAAAGCAGCCCCAGTTAGATCAGTCAGGATCTTCCTTATGCAGTAACAAAGACCAAGCGGAGACTTGTGCCTACATTGTTCTATTAAGTTTCCTCTTTCGTTTCCATATCACAGCATGCTCAGTCAAAGCTATTTTGGTGCTTCACTGatcaaactgatttttccctttGATGATAATATGAAATATGCTAGGATAATAGGGCTGTTATATAATCGAAGTCGACAGCAGGGAGctaaatttttgttgttttgatgaAGAGCACATTAGTGTGACACAAATAGACTAAtctgatttattattattatttctaatgcTTAATAATAGGGAAGGGTAGGGGAAATGAGACTCTGGGGAATGAGAGTGCATCACAAAGCAGCACCACTACTACCTGCTTCTAGCTGAATTTCAAAAGAGCGAGTGGCAAGCAAGAGAGGTTGTTCTGAAAGAACTAATGTCTTAAGTGGAATAAAACTAGTAATGTACCagagaaaatattctgtgaaaagCAGTGTCGCAGGAAGAAAACTGGTATTCATGTAGGGCAATAAGAAGTCAGAGAGAGAGCAGACAAAAATCAGCTCACCTTTCACTCACTGATTTTTCATGTGTAACTGAAAAGCTGGGATTAACCGTGGACAAAAGCTTCCCTTTCAAGATACTGTCTGTTCCAGTTCACATATCAACCAAGAACcataaaaacaatgaaagagaGACATATAATTTGCCTGGTGTACTGATGTGTACACATGAGAGTTCTTGTATTTGTGGCTGCTCATAAAGTCCTGCAGGAGCTCATGCAAACGTCTGAATGCATGCAGTCTACTAAAGGAAATGTCTTGTCACTTTAAAATCCTGTGTGTAACAAAAATATAGATTGGACAGAATTGCAGGTTCTtcaggcagaaaataaaaataaaacatattttaaaatcctaaGGAATGCAGATACGTTTTAGCAAAACACTTTCCCACATACACAGTCATTACAGCTTTCAGACTGAAAAGTATCACTACTGACATCTATTCTGGCTCCTTCGTATCAACATACATAGATTTCTTCAACCGTGTCCATAAACTTAGACTAAGCTAAAGCAGAGCTTTTATAAAGCCATTGAGTTTTAATGCAAAGACTCTAAGTGGCCAATAACCCATGACATGCCAAGGTAAGTTGCTCCCCTGGTTAAATACCCCATGTATTAAAATTTACTCTTCATTTATGGTTCCAGAGGGCGGATTTAGTAACAAATCAGAGTATCTGTAACAGCTTTGAACTTCTGGAGTTCAACATGATTTATAGgacatttaaatattatttttatatgcagcagaaacaaaattttccttttaaaggaaagaagaggaaaaagctaaccaatattttatattatgtaCCCCTTTTTCACAAAACTGTTTAAATTTGTTCCTGAAAGTCTTGTCACGAAAGTTCCCCTTTGCTAGGCAGAGAGAATTTCACTCAAGTTCTGCAAAATCCCaaacttttcctgtttttctccagTGTCAAATACATCCAGCAATCGTACATGATACAGATGTGTATGTTCCAGGCATTCTTTTTCTTATCTCCTTAGCAGGAAAAGAAACCTACATTTATTTGCACTTCTGGGATGCCACAGGCAAAAGACTATGAAAGTGAATTTGGACAGCACTGTGAACCCCATGGGCCACCCTCATGGAAACCAGCTTCTAGGTGGCAATCACTGAGGTGGTTTAACACATCCTGAAACTGCTTTTCTAGGTATGCTTGCTTCAATACTTCTGCCATCAGCATTTGCCTTAGGACATGGTACCAGCAGCACAGCATTAATCCACCCAGCATGCTCTCCTAGTGTGCCGAAGGATGTTATCCCCACACGTTAGGCAGAAGAAGTCCATCCTCATCCATCCTCATTAAGAAtcctaaattatttcttcactAATCTTAATGGAGGTTTTCATGCCACAGCAATTCATACTCCCAAAGGAAGCTGCATAGGGGAGTCAAAGTCATGGatacttgcttttcatttacttgTTGAAACACAGATATGGAAATTAGGAGAACATGAACATATTTGATATAGCTAATAATTGAAAGCCAGGGAGAAGAGAACAGAGGAGGAATGACATTCCTTATTTCTCCCTATTAATGCTTTTTATAGATGCCTCTTTGAAAGGTTATCAACATCCATCAGCACACAGAGCTCAGAGCTGGGGCTTGTACAAAAACACACCGtctagtttaagaaaaaaaaaaaaggattattgCTTTTACACTGGGAGCACAAAATGGTTGAATCAGCAGGAGGTGATTAGTGCCAAAAAAAGATGAGTTTTGTATGGCGACTTAACACAGAAGGTGATTTAAAAGATAGGATTAAATCAGAGACAAAGGTGCAGGTTTATAAAACTCTCAGTCCTACCCCGGTCAAATCAAAGATAAATCTCCCAAAGCACTAAATTCCATGTAATCACTGCAAATTCCTATTGTCTTAAAAGGGAGCTGGATTAGGCCTCTAATTCGGTTCCATAAAGTCTGTTTGGTCCGGATGAACAACGGAGAGATGGACAACCTCCAAGGAACAACTCCACGACATGGTCTCAACATCCTCCACTACAACTTGCCAACACAATTACTCCCAATGTTACCCTCCAAACACTGGAGTAAAACTGCTTTTGCCCATTACTGCTAAATGCATTTTGCCTTTCCGCCTAGCAAAAAAGCATTATCACATCTCATCTCACAAGTTCCCAGTGAGCCAAACACAAGATACTGTCCCTTGAATTCTTCCTGAGACCAACAAAGGCTTTCCATTATTTACAAATCAAAAGCATTTAGAGAcaatcatctttatttttttatttaaaacaaggaATGCCCTGTCACTATTCGGTAAGAAAAAATATACATCCACCTATTTATACCCATCCTAATCCAAGCATTCCAAAAAATATAATTCGTATTCATGCAGGTATTTGCtgcacaaaataataataataataataataataataataataataataataataataataataataatataaataaaataaaaataacaaaatacacTCTTTAGTTCCAACAATTCTCCcaatttctcttaaaaattcCACTTGCAAATTGTTGGAACAGTTGAAAATGATAAAAGTAAATATAGTTAAATCAATAGGATTATTTGCTTTTGATTATTAATTCCATTGCTagtttttcttgtgtttttattaggcataccagttttacaaagtgcatgctttattttattttttttttaattttgaactgGCAAGCTAAAATGATCcatcttttcctgcctttttttaatgttaatacaATCTAAAATCTAGCATTAAAAAATTTATCATGATACACCTGGTATATTGACTGCTTATGGCGCATGCTTGTCTTggcaaaaaacaaaacaaattggctcccctcccaccctccccgTTCTTTTTGGAAGCAATCTAAAAGTTAAAAGCAGGCTGGAACACAATtgcttcaagggaaaaaaaaaataatacctgatgctttaatttttgtcaCATGGCACTAGTTGTGGAATTgcacgcgcgcacacacacacgcacacacacccGACACGCACGCAAGCACGCACGCACGCTGCAACCTGCTCATGAGGAAAATAGTTTATTAGGTCAGGAGTGCCAGCGGCACATGAAGGCTCCCAGCTGTGTGTGCAACTTTGGATTTGGTACCCACTTCACGTCACCTTGAATCCTCTGCCATCCACCGAGGGGGTAATGTAAGGCATACTTTGCTGGAACAGTAATAATCCATGCTTCATGCTCAAGAGCGGAGTCTCAGAGGAGGACTGGCTTTCTCTGCTCCCTTTGGCCTCGCTCCGTCTCACtcaaggaacaaaaaaaccGAAACAACGGAGAAGAACTGGGGaaaacaaggaaagcaaaagaagacaAATCCCTTTAAATGGACTTTCGCCTTTTCATCAGCCTGTGGTTATCTGTAAAGCTGTGCAACCCAGGTGAGATGGAGCTGACAGGAGATGGGAAAAGGctgttttttaatgtgcttgGCGAGATCTCCTCTATCTTGTAAGAGATGGAGTGAAAGTACTGGGGGTTCAGCTTCGAGCTGAACGAATTTTGGTGGGACACCACCCGGCTGGTGTACTCGTGGGACCTGTAACACATGCAGGAACAAACTGACTGAAGGTCTGTTACTTCGGCCTTGTACCGTGGCCGACCATGCTGGGAGTCCTCTTGGATGTGGATAATCATGCTGTTGCGGTTCCCTGCCAGGGATGCCCGTTCCTCGGCATCCCGCCTCTCATCCTCGCTGTTCATGGTTAAGAACCTGAGAACAACCAGATTTAGAAATGCCCCAATGACTGTCAACCCCACTAGAATGTACATAAAGCTAAAAGCCACGTAGAGAGGCTTCTTTTGAAGGGCCCCTTTGGTCTGCAGGGCCACATAGTCTCCAAACCCTATCGTAGTCAATGTTATAAAGCAGTAATAGTAAGCATGGAAAAAGCTCCATTCCTCATACTGGGAAAAGGCTGCTGCTCCAATGCAGAGTGTTCCCATGCAGGAGAAGAAACCCACAGTGACCATGTTTTCCATGGAGACCTCGGTGCTCCTCATCCCACAGCACTTTTTGATGCGTTTCAAGAGGTACTTGACGAAGGTGTTCATGCGCTCGCCCAAGCTCTGGAACATGACGAGTGTCAGTGGGATCCCCAGGACCGCATAGAACATGCAAAAGGCCTTCCCCGCGTCTGTCCCTGGGGCAGCATGTCCATAACCTGGGAAGGGGAATGAAAAGACACGACAGTCAGCAAGGCAGGTGATGACCTTTCACACAAGCCACATGAACCAAAGAGACTCTGGTGCCGCAGCCAGACCCAAAGCTACAGGAACATTGCAGTCACACAATCTTCCTATCTCCTCGCCCATGCCCCATATCTGAACGAAATAAGACACAGAACAACAAAGCTGTACACACAGGAGTGGGAAAGATGAAAGAATGGGCAATCCATCCTACCTCAAATAAATGTGCAGTCTCCTAAACAAGATTATATCACATTAATTCGCTAATGAAATTTCACATCTATCCTGTATCACATGCAATAGTGGAAAGTTTGGAAATAGGTTGACTTGTCTACAGTATTTTTGAGAGGAGTTGGTGTTGTCCTGTCGCAAAACCAGAGTACACTGATGGCATCCAAATTCTGTGTCTGCTGGCAGCATGGAGTTAACAACATCCGCTGACTAAAGTAATTCCTTTCCAAACTCTTCCATACTGAATAAACCTTTCTCCCAGACACCCTACAACGGCCACTTACTGCTGGAACACCATGGGACTTTAGGGGTTTAATGCCTGCTCTATCTTTCATTATTGAAGAATAACCAAGTTACCAGCTTGTTTTATAGTTTTACAGCTTTTACAGCTAGTCTGGTAAAAGGCAATTTTGTCAGGTTATTAAACTAATCCAGGACAGAGGATGTAGCATGTTTCACAGCATAGTTTACAGACAGTAAAATCATGGCTAAACCTTTATACTAAATCTAACTGTAAGTGCGGAAGGCTCTGTTTTGAAATTATAATTTCACTTTTTCACAtcacactgctttaaaaatatacatttcttACAGCTAAGATTCTAAGTGACAGTACCAAAGTCTCCAAAATGGGATGGCTGGGACTCACCTGGCCATGGTGTGCATTGACCACGTGGGTACCACTATCTAGACTCCCCTAAAGTCAACGAATAGAAATAGGCACTTCCCAAGTGCAGTTTATCTCATCTACACCTAGGTGTCTAAAACAGGCCAATGAGTTATTCTCAGGAGACACCTATTTCTCTACAGGCATTATAATAGAAATCTTGGGACAGAACTCAGTTCAAGGTTAATATATCTGAATTTTGGTATCTTACATGTGTGCTAGGTGTCCAAGCTCCCATTATAGCCAACAcagatttaatgaaaacagcCAGTAGTGAG
This sequence is a window from Pelecanus crispus isolate bPelCri1 chromosome 2, bPelCri1.pri, whole genome shotgun sequence. Protein-coding genes within it:
- the KCNK9 gene encoding potassium channel subfamily K member 9; amino-acid sequence: MALRTGTAWFGQVLRRVSRLQGTWSRRSSSLLCLSSSQEPEPAGGERPPPQHKLPRSSGSGGGGRRRPPRQLPPCCGCCGLSDPRAARGGHGPLTRPLLAAMKRQNVRTLSLIICTFTYLLVGAAVFDALESDNEMREEEKLKAEEIRLKGKYNITSEDYRQLELVIMQSEPHRAGVQWKFAGSFYFAITVITTIGYGHAAPGTDAGKAFCMFYAVLGIPLTLVMFQSLGERMNTFVKYLLKRIKKCCGMRSTEVSMENMVTVGFFSCMGTLCIGAAAFSQYEEWSFFHAYYYCFITLTTIGFGDYVALQTKGALQKKPLYVAFSFMYILVGLTVIGAFLNLVVLRFLTMNSEDERRDAEERASLAGNRNSMIIHIQEDSQHGRPRYKAEVTDLQSVCSCMCYRSHEYTSRVVSHQNSFSSKLNPQYFHSISYKIEEISPSTLKNSLFPSPVSSISPGLHSFTDNHRLMKRRKSI